TTTCTTGCTTTTGAAGAGTCAAGGGTATTCTTCCACAGCCACGACTGGAACAAGCTGGTGTTTGTGGGTATGCCAGTAAGAGAGCCTACAACTGATGCTGAAGAGCTTAAGAAAAAGATGCGCGTTCAAAAGCCATTGCTTTTGGTGACTGGAGGAAGTCAAGGTTCGGCATTCTTAAATTTTCTTACGAAAGAAGTACTTATGGGATTACGAGATAAGTACTTCATCGTGCACCAGTGTGGTTCACTTGAAGATGAGCGTTTCATGCAAGGTTACATCAGAGCGCAATCATTGCCTGATTTGCAGAATTATGTAGCTGCTGCGGATGTGGTCATTGCTAGGTCTGGTTCATCAACACTTCATGAGTGTTTGCACTTTGGCACACAAGCTATTTTCTTTCCTATGGCGTATTCCACTGACCGTCATCAATGGGCAAACGCGGAAGTGTTCAAACAGAAATACGGTTATCCTTTTTTCTGGGAACATGTGGTAAAACCCAGTGAACTGCTCTCTCAAGTGGAAGAACTCTTGGGTAAAGGTCGTAGGAATCCAGTAGAGGTCTTTAATTCAAGCGATTTTGTGGAAGCAGTTAGGAGGGTGGTCTCATGAACATAGTTGTACTTTTCGGAGGTACTTCGCCTGAGAGAGAGATTTCTTTAAAGAGTGGCGAGAACATAGCAGCGACGCTTCGTGCTCGTGGACACCAAGTTGAAACACTGGACACTGCAGTTCCTAACTTTGTAGAACAACTTATGCAGCTAAAACCAGATTGTGTTTTTCCCGCTCTACATGGTGCCGATGGTGAGGACGGCAAGATTCAAGGCCTGCTGAGTATACTACACATTCCCTATGTTGGTTCTGATGTGCGAGCATCAGTAATTACCATGGATAAGTATTTGACAAAACTGGTAGCGTTGCAGAGCGGAATCCCTACACCATCTTTCATATATGTGTATGATCCACACTTAGTTCCCGATTATTGGGACGTTGAACGTAAGCTGGGTTCACCGTTCATAGTTAAGCCCTGTGATGTTGGATCCACCATTGGGCTCAGCTTGGTTCGCAGTGCGAGCGAGTACGAGGTAGCATTGGAAGAAGCCTTTCGCTTCAGTGACAGGCTTCTACTAGAGGAGTTCATTGATGGTTTTGAAGTAACGGTTGGTTTGTTCAGACTAGGGGGCGATTTTTTGGTGCTTCCGCCCATATATGTGGTAAAGCCTGATAGGATTTTTGACTATGATACGAAGTATAAACCAGGTGGTGCCAAGCACGTGTATGACTTACCTATTTCAGTGGAAGCCCGTGAAAGGTTGACTTCTTACTCGAAGCGAATATGCAAGATTGTAGGTATTGGTGGAGTAGCACGTTTGGACTACATTGTAAAAGATGAAACGCCATATCTCTTGGAAATTAACAGCATCCCGGGCATGACTGCAGAAAGTTTAGTACCTGACGAGGTGCGTCATGCCGGCAGGGATTTTGGTGAGTTTCTGGAAGATTTGATAAAAGATGCGCTATAGCATGGTTGTAGTGGGTATCATAATATTAGTGGCATTTGTTGGATTTGCTTACTTTGTGACTTACAAACCCTGGACATTTGTTTTCAATGTTCCTGAGTATAGTAAGTACGAGAAATCTTGGTCAGACCAAAAGAGTTTGAAGGAAATAGTAGGTTTTTATGTTCCTGGTATGTCAACTGTACAGTTCGATTTACGCAAAAGACAGATCAGTATGAATCTGGTTTTACCAAAACCCGAAGGATGCGTAGTAGTAAACGGTGACACGTTGGTGGTTGTTGGAGCTAAGACCATTGAAGGAGATCTGTACTCAGCAAAGGTACTGAAAGGATGCGTTACCGTGGACACATGGGATGAAAGCAGAAGGAAAGTTACAAATGCACTAAAAGCTCAAGGCATAACGCCCATTGCTATTAAGTTTAGCGATGGTTTCTTTGAAGTTACTGGTAAGCGGCAATGCGGTAATGGCGTTATAAAGGTAACCATGGAGAACTTGGATAAACTGGGTTTCATAAAACAGTTTTGGGGTGATTGCCAATATCATGAGTACAGGCTTTTGTATGATAGTGGGGCGGTTTTGAAATGAAACGGGCAAGTTATTGGATAATTTTGCTTCTTACGTTGTTCATTTGCTTTATTCTGGGTTATCAGCGTAGCGTCGTTGCACGGAGTTCTTATGTGTTGACTAGCAGAAAAGGACAGCTTATTGCACAAATTGAGCAGAAGGAAAATGATCTGAACCGCCTTAAAGAAGAAGTACAAAGCTTGACAGAAGAAGTAGCTTCTTTCCCTCAGGTTACACCAAGTACGGAGCTGGAGGTAAAGTTGGCTGAGCAAGAGGAGAAACTCGGGTTTTCTGAACTTAAGGGACCAGGGATCATAATAACTTTGGCAGACTCAAAGCAAAAGCCAAAACCTGATGATGATCCTAACTACTACATCGTGCATGATTGGCAGATAAGGAATTTGGTACGTTTTCTTCTCGGGGTTGGCGCCGATGGCGTTGCAGTTAACGATCAGCGGATTGTGTTTAATTCAGAGATTGTCTGTGCTGGTCCTATTATCATAGTGAACGGTCAAAGGTTGTCGCCTCCTTATCGCATTTTTGTTGTAGGCGATCCTAAGTTGCTTCAGGAAAAGCTAGAGAGTTTTCCTGACCTGGAGCTGTTAAAGGCCCTTCGCGATACCTATGGTTTGGTTTTCCAGCTTGAGACTTCGCCAAGTGTTTCTCTGCCAGGTCGACCTGTGGAGGTGCTAATGAGTGCGAAATAAGTGGCTTCTCTTTTTGGCTTTAGCGATAATGGTATTTGTTTCGGCTTTTGGTATGGGTTTCTCCAGAAGTGGGCAACAAGTTGACTTGAATTCGCTTTCGGAAAGTGATTTGGCCATGCTTTATGCAAAATCATTGGATGAAATTAATAGGTTGGAATCTGCAAAAGAAGTCCTGCTTGAAAAACTTAGGGAGCTAAAAAGCACGAGCCATGATATCGATTCACTGAATCGTCAACAAAGGGAGCTTGTGGCTCGTTTGGAGTCTTTGTCTTGCGATGCAGCTTTAACCGGTTCAGGCATAACCATCACGGTCGATGTTCCTGAAGGTGCGTTCTTAAGTTGGGATTGGGCCATAACGCTCGTAAACAATGCCTATAGCGCTGGTGCGCTAGGTGTGTCTGTGAACAATGTAAGACTTAGTCCTAAGTGGTATGTCTATTATGAAAGTGGGCAGTTGTTTGTTGAGGGTAAAGCGTTGACTTCGCCATTTGTTTTTGATATTGTGGGAGAACCAGAATCCATATTGTCAGCTA
The genomic region above belongs to Coprothermobacter proteolyticus DSM 5265 and contains:
- a CDS encoding DUF881 domain-containing protein, translated to MRNKWLLFLALAIMVFVSAFGMGFSRSGQQVDLNSLSESDLAMLYAKSLDEINRLESAKEVLLEKLRELKSTSHDIDSLNRQQRELVARLESLSCDAALTGSGITITVDVPEGAFLSWDWAITLVNNAYSAGALGVSVNNVRLSPKWYVYYESGQLFVEGKALTSPFVFDIVGEPESILSAMYLPSGVFDTLQVWGVRIEHELEPELTIQKCDR
- a CDS encoding D-alanine--D-alanine ligase family protein, with the translated sequence MNIVVLFGGTSPEREISLKSGENIAATLRARGHQVETLDTAVPNFVEQLMQLKPDCVFPALHGADGEDGKIQGLLSILHIPYVGSDVRASVITMDKYLTKLVALQSGIPTPSFIYVYDPHLVPDYWDVERKLGSPFIVKPCDVGSTIGLSLVRSASEYEVALEEAFRFSDRLLLEEFIDGFEVTVGLFRLGGDFLVLPPIYVVKPDRIFDYDTKYKPGGAKHVYDLPISVEARERLTSYSKRICKIVGIGGVARLDYIVKDETPYLLEINSIPGMTAESLVPDEVRHAGRDFGEFLEDLIKDAL
- a CDS encoding DUF881 domain-containing protein; the encoded protein is MKRASYWIILLLTLFICFILGYQRSVVARSSYVLTSRKGQLIAQIEQKENDLNRLKEEVQSLTEEVASFPQVTPSTELEVKLAEQEEKLGFSELKGPGIIITLADSKQKPKPDDDPNYYIVHDWQIRNLVRFLLGVGADGVAVNDQRIVFNSEIVCAGPIIIVNGQRLSPPYRIFVVGDPKLLQEKLESFPDLELLKALRDTYGLVFQLETSPSVSLPGRPVEVLMSAK
- a CDS encoding UDP-N-acetylglucosamine--N-acetylmuramyl-(pentapeptide) pyrophosphoryl-undecaprenol N-acetylglucosamine transferase translates to MVLVVGGASAGHNIPAQIMGNLLKEAGVDVTFYKPNEKVPWNDVKAVLATGSRKSLPTALQAKLRGKKLILHEQNVIPGRANRFMAGMADLIFLAFEESRVFFHSHDWNKLVFVGMPVREPTTDAEELKKKMRVQKPLLLVTGGSQGSAFLNFLTKEVLMGLRDKYFIVHQCGSLEDERFMQGYIRAQSLPDLQNYVAAADVVIARSGSSTLHECLHFGTQAIFFPMAYSTDRHQWANAEVFKQKYGYPFFWEHVVKPSELLSQVEELLGKGRRNPVEVFNSSDFVEAVRRVVS